The following proteins come from a genomic window of Geminicoccaceae bacterium SCSIO 64248:
- a CDS encoding FkbM family methyltransferase: MTDKPRTPDAQLAHALRFHGIDLVLDVGANRGQYAKRLRAHGYDGRIVSIEPLPDLRDALLAEAAGDPLWTVAAAMAFGDAPGEAVIERSAESDMSSLLPQSALLRAMSPSSVVVERVAVPVARLDDLAPAWLGDGARPFLKLDVQGYEARVLDGAAALLPRLAGVQVELSLLECYEGERLWRESVDWLEAQGFSLCLVLPGYYERKLGRHLQMDGVFVRDGMG, from the coding sequence ATGACCGACAAGCCGCGCACGCCCGACGCCCAACTCGCGCACGCCTTGCGCTTCCACGGCATCGACCTCGTGCTCGATGTCGGCGCGAACCGGGGCCAATACGCCAAGCGCCTGCGCGCGCATGGCTACGACGGCCGGATCGTGTCGATCGAGCCCTTGCCCGACCTGCGGGACGCGCTTCTGGCCGAGGCTGCGGGGGATCCGCTTTGGACGGTCGCCGCCGCCATGGCTTTCGGCGATGCGCCGGGCGAAGCCGTGATCGAACGCTCGGCCGAGAGCGACATGAGCTCGCTCCTGCCGCAGAGCGCGCTTCTGCGGGCGATGTCGCCCAGCTCCGTCGTGGTCGAGCGCGTCGCGGTGCCGGTCGCGCGCCTGGACGATCTGGCCCCCGCTTGGCTCGGTGACGGGGCCCGGCCCTTCCTCAAGCTCGACGTCCAGGGCTACGAGGCGCGCGTGCTCGATGGCGCCGCCGCGCTGCTGCCCAGGCTCGCGGGCGTGCAGGTCGAGCTCTCGCTGCTGGAATGCTACGAGGGCGAGCGGCTCTGGCGGGAAAGCGTCGACTGGCTGGAGGCACAAGGCTTCAGCCTGTGCCTCGTCCTGCCCGGCTATTACGAGCGCAAGCTCGGCCGGCACCTGCAGATGGACGGGGTGTTCGTTCGCGACGGTATGGGCTGA
- a CDS encoding cyclic nucleotide-binding domain-containing protein, whose amino-acid sequence MSLTKDVEILRRIPLFAKLEPAKLKLLAFTSERLTFRAGQELFHQGDVGDAAFVLLNGTVEVLVDSPTGLVNVATVEGNEIVGEIAILCDVPRTATVAAKTEVETLRVSKDSFFHLVHQFPQIGVEVMNELASRLHQTTQQLGTLSSRLRDCETRLGQTSA is encoded by the coding sequence ATGAGCCTGACAAAGGACGTCGAGATCCTGAGAAGGATCCCACTCTTCGCCAAGCTGGAGCCGGCCAAGCTCAAACTTCTGGCCTTCACCAGCGAGCGGCTGACCTTCCGTGCCGGGCAGGAGCTGTTCCATCAAGGCGATGTCGGCGACGCCGCCTTCGTCCTCCTGAACGGCACGGTCGAGGTCCTGGTCGACAGTCCGACCGGCCTTGTGAACGTTGCAACCGTCGAGGGCAATGAAATCGTCGGGGAAATCGCCATCTTGTGCGATGTGCCCCGCACCGCGACGGTTGCGGCCAAGACGGAGGTCGAAACATTAAGAGTTTCGAAGGACAGCTTTTTCCATTTGGTGCATCAGTTCCCGCAGATCGGGGTCGAGGTGATGAACGAGCTGGCGTCGCGCCTGCATCAGACGACGCAGCAGCTGGGCACCCTGTCGAGCCGCCTGCGCGACTGCGAGACGCGGCTGGGCCAGACCTCGGCCTGA
- a CDS encoding adenylate/guanylate cyclase domain-containing protein yields the protein MKALCDRLVAEGLPLARTTLHARTLHPLIVGQRFLWQRGVEEIDVLNAEFALLESQSWVLSPIRMLLEEGAAAVRQRLDVPEVPLTLPLYEELRAEGLTDYVALPLTNSKTSAVSMTFATDRPGGFTTEELIELYDLLPALAPILEVHSVRRLAVNVLNTYVGRQAGELILDGRIHRGDGETINAALWYCDLRGFTALSARHDRDTLIGILNAYFEAMAEPVARYGGETLKFIGDAMLAMFPMSRRGACLEALNAALEARAAMGQLNRERMAAGHEPLGFGIALHVGDVMYGNIGAPDRLDFTVIGPAVNMVVRLQELCKTLGRTVLSTNAFASLSPFSYERIGRHHLRGLPEPITVFTPLEPGADEALALPGN from the coding sequence ATGAAGGCCCTGTGCGATCGTCTGGTCGCGGAAGGCCTGCCGCTCGCGAGGACCACCCTGCACGCCCGCACGCTCCATCCGCTGATCGTCGGCCAGCGTTTCCTATGGCAGCGCGGGGTCGAGGAGATCGATGTCCTGAACGCGGAGTTCGCCCTGCTCGAGAGCCAAAGCTGGGTCCTGAGCCCGATCCGCATGCTGTTGGAGGAGGGAGCGGCCGCGGTGCGCCAGCGGCTGGACGTTCCGGAAGTGCCTCTCACGCTGCCGCTCTACGAGGAGCTGCGCGCCGAGGGGCTGACCGATTATGTCGCCTTGCCCCTGACGAACTCGAAGACGTCGGCCGTTTCGATGACCTTCGCGACCGACCGGCCGGGTGGCTTCACGACCGAGGAGCTGATCGAGCTGTACGACCTCCTGCCGGCCCTCGCCCCGATCCTCGAGGTGCATTCCGTGCGCCGGCTGGCCGTCAACGTGCTGAACACCTATGTCGGCAGGCAGGCCGGCGAGCTGATCCTCGACGGCCGCATCCATCGCGGCGACGGCGAGACGATCAACGCGGCGCTCTGGTATTGCGATCTGCGCGGCTTCACGGCCCTCTCGGCCCGGCACGACCGCGACACGCTGATCGGCATCCTCAACGCCTATTTCGAGGCCATGGCCGAGCCCGTCGCGCGCTACGGCGGCGAGACGCTCAAGTTCATCGGCGACGCCATGCTCGCCATGTTCCCGATGAGCCGGCGCGGCGCCTGTCTCGAGGCCCTGAACGCCGCGCTCGAGGCGCGGGCCGCGATGGGCCAGCTCAACCGCGAGCGCATGGCGGCCGGGCACGAGCCGCTCGGCTTCGGCATCGCGCTCCATGTCGGCGACGTCATGTACGGCAATATCGGCGCGCCGGACCGCCTCGACTTCACGGTGATCGGTCCCGCGGTCAACATGGTCGTCCGCCTGCAGGAGTTGTGCAAGACTCTGGGCCGCACCGTGCTCTCGACCAACGCCTTCGCGTCGCTCTCGCCCTTCTCCTACGAGCGAATCGGCCGGCATCACCTGCGCGGCCTGCCCGAGCCGATCACCGTGTTCACGCCGCTGGAACCGGGTGCCGACGAGGCCTTGGCCCTGCCCGGCAACTGA